The proteins below are encoded in one region of Triticum aestivum cultivar Chinese Spring chromosome 1B, IWGSC CS RefSeq v2.1, whole genome shotgun sequence:
- the LOC123107424 gene encoding DNA repair protein RAD51 homolog 2 isoform X1 has protein sequence MANKLVSDMCLPPHLAHLLAARRLTTAKDVLSLPEVELMSLLDAGLATARDAVCHVSEFACPPCQTALALLEERVRLGGGGRLATTLSGLDEALGGGIPLGKLTEVVGPSGIGKTQFCLKLALLATLPECYGGLNGRVVYIDTESKFSSRRMIEIGQKSFPQIFRQEGLAQKMAGRILVMRPASLSDFTKSLEQMKVTLLQNDVKLLIVDSVAAFMSSENERGTTGFTQHPLRWALSFLKSIAELTRIPVVVSNQVRSQSNDDGYHYSFEVKRMGDGDGAERLESHLVAALGIQWAHAVTIRLVFESHSGQRFIKVAKSPMSPAVAFPFIVESSGITLLNDEGIDVSGPEITSIRCQGQNLLGLLPFES, from the exons ATGGCCAACAAGCTGGTCTCGGACATGTGCCTGCCCCCCCACCTCGCccacctcctcgccgcccgccgcctcacCACGGCCAAG GACGTGCTCTCGCTGCCGGAGGTGGAGCTCATGTCCCTGCTGGATGCGGGCCTCGCCACCGCCCGCGACGCCGTGTGCCACGTCAGCGAGTTCGCCTGCCCTCCCTGCCAGACG GCGCTTGCGCTGCTGGAGGAGCGGGTGAggctgggaggcggcggccggctggCCACCACGCTCTCCGGGCTGGACGAGGCTCTGGGCGGAGGTATCCCCTTGGGGAAGCTCACCGAGGTTGTCGGGCCCTCGGGGATCGGCAAGACGCAG TTTTGTCTGAAGCTTGCGCTGTTAGCTACTTTACCAGAATGCTACGGGGGCTTAAACGGTCGAGTTGTGTATATTGACACTGAATCCAAGTTCTCTTCACGGAG GATGATTGAAATAGGTCAGAAAAGCTTTCCTCAAATATTTAGGCAAGAAGGCTTAGCGCAAAAG ATGGCTGGCAGGATCCTAGTGATGCGACCAGCATCATTATCTGATTTCACAAAAAG TTTGGAACAGATGAAGGTGACTCTCCTCCAAAATGATGTTAAGTTACTCATTGTTGATAGCGTGGCTGCTTTCATGTCATC GGAGAACGAAAGAGGTACAACAGGTTTCACACAACACCCTCTAAGATGGGCTCTTTCATTTCTTAA GTCTATAGCAGAGTTGACAAGAATTCCAGTTGTAGTTTCAAACCAGGTCCGCAGCCAAAGTAATGATGATGGTTATCATTACTCGTTTGAAG TAAAAAGGATGGGTGATGGCGATGGTGCTGAAAGACTTGAATCTCATCTTGTTGCTGCTCTAGGAATCCAGTGGGCTCATGCTGTAACTATCCGTCTAGTCTTCGAGTCTCACTCAG GTCAGAGGTTCATCAAGGTGGCGAAATCGCCCATGTCTCCAGCAGTAGCATTTCCTTTCATTGTGGAATCATCAGGCATTACATTGCTAAACGATGAAGGCATTGATGTGTCAGGTCCTGAGATAACCTCGATTCGCTGTCAAG GGCAAAATTTGTTGGGTCTGTTGCCATTTGAAAGCTGA
- the LOC123107424 gene encoding DNA repair protein RAD51 homolog 2 isoform X2, producing the protein MANKLVSDMCLPPHLAHLLAARRLTTAKDVLSLPEVELMSLLDAGLATARDAVCHVSEFACPPCQTALALLEERVRLGGGGRLATTLSGLDEALGGGIPLGKLTEVVGPSGIGKTQMAGRILVMRPASLSDFTKSLEQMKVTLLQNDVKLLIVDSVAAFMSSENERGTTGFTQHPLRWALSFLKSIAELTRIPVVVSNQVRSQSNDDGYHYSFEVKRMGDGDGAERLESHLVAALGIQWAHAVTIRLVFESHSGQRFIKVAKSPMSPAVAFPFIVESSGITLLNDEGIDVSGPEITSIRCQGQNLLGLLPFES; encoded by the exons ATGGCCAACAAGCTGGTCTCGGACATGTGCCTGCCCCCCCACCTCGCccacctcctcgccgcccgccgcctcacCACGGCCAAG GACGTGCTCTCGCTGCCGGAGGTGGAGCTCATGTCCCTGCTGGATGCGGGCCTCGCCACCGCCCGCGACGCCGTGTGCCACGTCAGCGAGTTCGCCTGCCCTCCCTGCCAGACG GCGCTTGCGCTGCTGGAGGAGCGGGTGAggctgggaggcggcggccggctggCCACCACGCTCTCCGGGCTGGACGAGGCTCTGGGCGGAGGTATCCCCTTGGGGAAGCTCACCGAGGTTGTCGGGCCCTCGGGGATCGGCAAGACGCAG ATGGCTGGCAGGATCCTAGTGATGCGACCAGCATCATTATCTGATTTCACAAAAAG TTTGGAACAGATGAAGGTGACTCTCCTCCAAAATGATGTTAAGTTACTCATTGTTGATAGCGTGGCTGCTTTCATGTCATC GGAGAACGAAAGAGGTACAACAGGTTTCACACAACACCCTCTAAGATGGGCTCTTTCATTTCTTAA GTCTATAGCAGAGTTGACAAGAATTCCAGTTGTAGTTTCAAACCAGGTCCGCAGCCAAAGTAATGATGATGGTTATCATTACTCGTTTGAAG TAAAAAGGATGGGTGATGGCGATGGTGCTGAAAGACTTGAATCTCATCTTGTTGCTGCTCTAGGAATCCAGTGGGCTCATGCTGTAACTATCCGTCTAGTCTTCGAGTCTCACTCAG GTCAGAGGTTCATCAAGGTGGCGAAATCGCCCATGTCTCCAGCAGTAGCATTTCCTTTCATTGTGGAATCATCAGGCATTACATTGCTAAACGATGAAGGCATTGATGTGTCAGGTCCTGAGATAACCTCGATTCGCTGTCAAG GGCAAAATTTGTTGGGTCTGTTGCCATTTGAAAGCTGA